One Mycolicibacterium crocinum DNA window includes the following coding sequences:
- the moeZ gene encoding adenylyltransferase/sulfurtransferase MoeZ gives MVNVHRASAEPIQGVPVPSLPPLVEPAAELTRDEVARYSRHLIIPDLGVDGQKRLKNARVLVIGAGGLGSPTLLYLAAAGVGTIGIVEFDVVDESNLQRQIIHGQSDIGRSKAESARDSILEVNPLVTVRLHEQRLEPDNAVQLFEQYDLILDGTDNFATRYLVNDAAVLAHKPYVWGSIYRFEGQASVFWEDAPNGLGLNYRDLYPEPPPPGMVPSCAEGGVLGILCASIASIMGTEAIKLITGIGETLLGRLMVYDALEMSYRTITIRKDPQTPTITELIDYESFCGVVSDLAAEAAQDSTVTPRELRELLDSGRKLALIDVREPVEWEINHITGAELIPKSVIESGEGLSRLPQDRTPVLYCKTGVRSAEALAVVKNAGFTDALHLQGGIVAWAKQIDPDMVVY, from the coding sequence ATGGTGAACGTTCATCGGGCTAGTGCCGAACCGATCCAAGGAGTGCCGGTGCCCTCGCTGCCGCCGCTGGTCGAGCCAGCTGCCGAACTCACCCGCGACGAGGTAGCGCGGTACAGCCGCCACCTGATCATCCCGGACCTGGGTGTCGATGGGCAGAAACGTTTGAAGAACGCCCGAGTGCTGGTGATTGGGGCGGGTGGACTGGGCTCGCCCACCCTGCTGTATTTGGCGGCTGCCGGCGTCGGCACCATCGGGATCGTCGAATTCGATGTCGTCGACGAGTCCAACCTGCAGCGCCAGATCATCCACGGCCAGTCCGATATCGGCCGCTCGAAGGCCGAAAGCGCCCGTGATTCCATCCTCGAGGTCAACCCGCTGGTGACGGTGCGCCTGCACGAGCAGCGGCTGGAACCGGACAACGCGGTGCAGCTGTTCGAGCAGTACGACCTGATCCTCGACGGCACCGACAACTTCGCCACCCGCTACCTGGTCAACGACGCCGCGGTGTTGGCGCACAAGCCCTACGTGTGGGGTTCGATCTACCGCTTCGAAGGCCAGGCCTCGGTGTTCTGGGAGGACGCGCCGAACGGTCTGGGCTTGAACTACCGCGACCTCTATCCCGAGCCGCCGCCTCCCGGCATGGTGCCGTCGTGCGCCGAGGGCGGTGTGCTGGGCATCCTGTGTGCGTCGATCGCCTCGATCATGGGCACCGAGGCCATCAAGCTGATCACCGGGATCGGTGAGACGCTCCTGGGTCGGCTGATGGTGTACGACGCGCTGGAGATGTCGTATCGCACGATCACGATCCGTAAGGATCCGCAGACCCCGACGATCACCGAGCTCATCGACTACGAGTCGTTCTGCGGTGTGGTGTCCGACCTCGCCGCCGAAGCCGCGCAGGATTCCACGGTCACGCCGCGCGAACTGCGCGAGCTGCTCGACTCGGGCAGGAAGCTGGCGCTGATCGACGTCCGCGAGCCGGTCGAGTGGGAGATCAACCACATCACCGGCGCGGAGCTGATCCCGAAGTCGGTGATCGAGTCCGGCGAGGGCTTGTCGAGGTTGCCCCAGGACCGCACACCGGTGCTGTACTGCAAGACCGGGGTGCGCTCCGCGGAGGCGTTGGCCGTGGTCAAGAACGCCGGTTTCACCGATGCGCTGCACCTGCAGGGCGGCATCGTGGCCTGGGCGAAGCAAATCGATCCCGACATGGTCGTCTACTGA
- a CDS encoding DUF3107 domain-containing protein has protein sequence MEVKIGVTDSPRELVFSSSQTPAEVEELVTSAFSGNGPDVLSLTDDKGRRFLVQTSKITYVEIGVADVRRVGFGIAAGGPAGA, from the coding sequence GTGGAGGTCAAGATCGGTGTCACGGACAGTCCGCGTGAGCTCGTGTTCAGCAGCTCCCAGACGCCCGCTGAGGTCGAAGAGCTGGTGACCTCGGCGTTCTCGGGCAACGGCCCGGATGTGCTGAGCCTGACCGACGACAAGGGACGCCGTTTTCTGGTCCAGACCAGCAAGATCACATACGTCGAGATCGGTGTCGCCGACGTGCGTCGGGTCGGGTTCGGGATCGCCGCCGGCGGACCTGCCGGCGCGTAG
- a CDS encoding TIGR02569 family protein produces the protein MADGVNDERPPEHVLAAFGLKGHDPEPLGAGWEGGFKCGEVVLSVIADHARAAWSAKARETLFVDGVRLARPVRSTDGRYVVSGWRADTFVAGSPEPRHDEVVSAGVRLHEATAKLERPRFLTQAPVAPWSDVDVFIAADRAAWEERPLHSLPPGALVAPGSADGERSVELINQLAGLRKPTKSPNQLVHGDLYGTVLFAGAAAPGITDITPYWRPASWAAGVVVVDALAWGEADDGLIERWDALPEWPQMLLRALIFRLAVHALHPRSTAAAFPGLARTAALIRLVL, from the coding sequence GTGGCTGACGGGGTTAATGACGAGCGCCCGCCTGAGCATGTTCTGGCGGCGTTCGGTCTCAAGGGCCACGACCCTGAACCGCTCGGCGCGGGTTGGGAAGGCGGCTTCAAGTGCGGCGAGGTGGTGTTGTCGGTGATCGCCGACCACGCCAGGGCCGCTTGGTCGGCAAAGGCGCGCGAAACGTTGTTCGTCGACGGGGTGCGGCTGGCGCGGCCGGTCCGGTCCACCGACGGACGGTATGTGGTGTCGGGTTGGCGGGCAGACACATTCGTCGCCGGTAGCCCCGAACCCCGCCACGACGAGGTCGTCTCGGCCGGGGTACGGCTACACGAGGCGACCGCCAAACTTGAGCGCCCGCGGTTCCTGACGCAGGCACCGGTCGCGCCGTGGAGCGACGTCGACGTGTTCATCGCCGCCGACCGCGCCGCGTGGGAGGAACGCCCGCTGCACTCGCTGCCGCCCGGCGCGCTGGTGGCGCCGGGTTCGGCCGACGGCGAGCGATCGGTGGAGCTGATCAACCAACTGGCCGGCCTGCGCAAGCCCACCAAGAGTCCGAACCAGCTGGTGCACGGCGACCTCTACGGCACGGTGTTGTTCGCCGGGGCGGCCGCGCCGGGCATCACCGACATCACGCCGTACTGGCGGCCTGCGTCGTGGGCGGCCGGGGTGGTCGTCGTCGACGCCCTGGCGTGGGGGGAGGCCGACGACGGTCTCATCGAGCGGTGGGATGCACTGCCGGAGTGGCCACAGATGTTGTTGCGCGCCTTGATCTTCCGGCTCGCCGTGCACGCGCTGCATCCGCGTTCGACGGCGGCCGCGTTCCCCGGGCTGGCACGTACCGCCGCGCTGATTCGGTTGGTGCTCTAG
- a CDS encoding TetR/AcrR family transcriptional regulator, with protein MSELADTAERKSARTANGDRPAATTPRRGSRLPRDERRGQLLIAASEVFVDRGYHAAGMDEIADRAGVSKPVLYQHFSSKLELYLAVLNRHVENLVSGVRQALRTTTDNRQRLRAAVQAFFDFIEHDSQGYRLIFENDYVTEPQVASQVKVATESCTDAVFDLISRDSGLDPHRARMIAVGLVAISVDCARYWLDADRPVSKEVAVDGTVQFAWGGLSHVPLTRS; from the coding sequence ATGAGCGAACTCGCCGACACGGCCGAGCGGAAGTCCGCCCGAACGGCCAATGGCGACCGTCCCGCCGCCACCACCCCGCGGCGCGGAAGCCGCCTGCCGCGAGATGAGCGACGCGGTCAGCTGCTGATCGCGGCCAGTGAGGTCTTCGTCGACCGCGGCTATCACGCCGCCGGGATGGACGAGATCGCCGACCGGGCCGGCGTGAGCAAACCCGTTCTGTATCAACATTTTTCGAGCAAGCTCGAGCTGTATCTGGCCGTGCTGAACCGGCACGTCGAGAACCTGGTTTCCGGGGTCAGGCAGGCCCTGCGCACCACCACCGACAACCGGCAGCGGCTGCGCGCGGCGGTGCAGGCCTTCTTCGATTTCATCGAGCACGACAGCCAGGGTTACCGGCTGATCTTCGAGAACGACTATGTCACCGAACCGCAGGTCGCTTCGCAGGTGAAAGTGGCGACCGAATCCTGCACAGACGCGGTGTTCGACCTGATCAGCCGCGATTCAGGGCTGGATCCGCATCGCGCTCGCATGATCGCCGTCGGCCTGGTGGCCATCAGCGTCGACTGCGCGCGGTACTGGCTGGACGCCGACCGCCCGGTCTCCAAGGAGGTCGCGGTCGACGGGACGGTGCAATTCGCCTGGGGCGGACTGTCACACGTCCCGCTGACCCGCTCCTAG
- a CDS encoding DUF3152 domain-containing protein, translating into MTYDPGHRGGGRVPVLRDEWREPLRALRDPLAEESGRARSNREQRRQWRKQSWLGRFISTYGWRAYALPVLVVVTGIVLYQTITGTAAPAVEPTAQHAVQGPPTIGSSGTAIIGAPPRGLTEFDANLPTGILPEGGAFTEAGAKTWHIVPGTTPKVGEGTAKTFTYTVEVEDGVDTASFGGDEGFARMVTETLGNPKSWIHNPQFAFQRVDAADVKPDFRVSLTSPMTVREGCGYEIPLESSCYNPAYGPDAQPRVFINESRWVRGAVPFQGDIGSYRQYLVNHEVGHAIGYQHHEPCADSGGLAPIMMQQTFSTDDNDASRFDPEYVKADGKTCRFNPWPYPIA; encoded by the coding sequence GTGACCTACGACCCGGGGCACCGCGGCGGCGGTCGTGTGCCGGTGCTGCGAGACGAGTGGCGGGAGCCGCTGCGCGCGCTGCGCGACCCGTTGGCGGAGGAGTCGGGCCGGGCCAGATCCAACCGGGAGCAGCGTCGTCAATGGCGTAAACAGAGCTGGCTGGGCCGGTTCATCTCCACTTACGGCTGGCGCGCCTACGCGCTGCCGGTCCTGGTGGTCGTCACCGGAATCGTGCTGTACCAGACCATCACCGGAACCGCCGCCCCGGCTGTTGAACCCACCGCCCAGCACGCGGTGCAAGGGCCCCCGACGATCGGGTCGAGCGGCACAGCCATCATCGGCGCGCCGCCGCGCGGGCTCACCGAGTTCGACGCCAACCTGCCGACCGGGATCCTGCCCGAGGGCGGCGCGTTCACCGAGGCGGGCGCCAAGACGTGGCACATCGTGCCGGGCACGACGCCAAAGGTCGGTGAGGGCACCGCGAAGACGTTCACCTACACCGTGGAGGTCGAGGACGGCGTCGACACCGCGTCATTCGGCGGCGACGAGGGTTTCGCCCGGATGGTCACCGAGACGCTCGGCAACCCCAAGAGCTGGATTCACAATCCGCAGTTCGCCTTTCAGCGGGTCGATGCCGCCGACGTCAAGCCCGACTTCCGGGTGTCCCTGACATCGCCGATGACCGTGCGCGAGGGCTGCGGCTACGAGATCCCGCTCGAGTCGTCCTGCTACAACCCGGCCTATGGGCCCGACGCGCAACCGCGGGTCTTCATCAACGAGTCGCGCTGGGTGCGAGGCGCGGTGCCGTTCCAGGGCGACATCGGTTCGTATCGCCAGTACCTGGTCAACCACGAGGTGGGCCACGCGATCGGCTACCAGCACCACGAGCCGTGCGCCGACAGCGGCGGACTGGCGCCGATCATGATGCAGCAGACGTTCTCCACCGACGACAACGACGCGTCGCGCTTCGACCCCGAATACGTGAAGGCCGACGGGAAGACCTGCCGGTTCAACCCCTGGCCGTATCCGATCGCCTGA
- a CDS encoding MGMT family protein translates to MAPITDEQVERVRALVASIPAGRVATYGDIASAAELSSPRIVGWIMRTDSSDLPWHRVITASGRPAAHLVTRQLELLRAEGVLADDGRVDLAHARHEF, encoded by the coding sequence ATGGCACCGATCACCGACGAGCAGGTCGAGCGGGTGCGCGCATTGGTGGCGTCCATCCCGGCAGGCCGGGTGGCCACCTACGGTGACATCGCCTCGGCGGCAGAGCTTTCCAGCCCCCGCATCGTCGGCTGGATCATGCGCACCGACTCCTCGGACCTGCCGTGGCATCGGGTGATCACCGCGTCGGGTCGCCCGGCCGCCCACCTGGTCACCCGTCAGCTCGAGCTGCTGCGTGCCGAGGGCGTGCTGGCCGACGACGGCCGGGTGGATCTGGCGCACGCGCGCCACGAGTTCTAG
- a CDS encoding alpha/beta fold hydrolase — translation MTHDLHIHRFGPAGPIQVLAIHGLTGHGRRWRALSEQHLPEFAMAAPDLIGHGRSSWSAPWTMDANVAALATLVENDADGPVVVVGHSFGGAIALHLAATCPDLVSGVALLDPAIGLDGHWMREIADSMLASPDYPDRDEARAEKFGGSWADVDPAELDEDLDEHLIALPNGRYGWRICVPAMMSYWSELARDIVLPHNGTPTTLVRALWTDPPYVSADLIDALSGRLGDDFTLVDVECQHMVPHAKPAETAKVVRDLLER, via the coding sequence GTGACCCACGACCTTCACATCCACCGCTTCGGCCCCGCCGGGCCGATCCAGGTGCTGGCCATCCACGGCTTGACCGGCCACGGCCGTCGCTGGCGGGCACTCTCCGAGCAGCATCTGCCCGAATTCGCCATGGCCGCACCCGATCTGATCGGGCACGGCAGATCGTCGTGGTCGGCACCGTGGACGATGGACGCCAACGTCGCCGCGCTGGCCACCCTGGTGGAGAACGACGCCGACGGGCCGGTGGTGGTGGTCGGCCATTCGTTCGGCGGCGCGATCGCACTGCATCTGGCGGCGACGTGCCCGGATCTGGTGTCGGGCGTGGCATTGCTGGATCCCGCTATCGGCCTCGACGGCCACTGGATGCGCGAGATCGCCGACTCGATGCTGGCCTCCCCCGACTACCCCGACCGCGACGAGGCGCGCGCCGAAAAGTTCGGCGGCTCGTGGGCCGATGTGGACCCGGCCGAACTCGATGAGGATCTCGACGAACATCTGATCGCACTACCCAACGGCCGCTACGGCTGGCGGATCTGTGTACCGGCGATGATGTCGTATTGGAGTGAACTGGCCCGCGATATCGTGCTGCCACACAACGGAACTCCGACGACGCTGGTGCGCGCGCTGTGGACCGACCCCCCGTATGTCAGCGCAGACTTGATCGACGCTCTGTCCGGCCGGCTCGGCGACGACTTCACCCTGGTCGACGTCGAATGCCAGCACATGGTGCCGCACGCCAAACCTGCGGAGACCGCGAAGGTCGTCCGGGATCTGCTGGAGCGCTAG
- a CDS encoding ATP-dependent helicase codes for MTTALLAPVTEPADVLRPELRGTVRIVGGPGTGKTSLLVAAAAAHITAGTDPESVLLLTGSGRLAASTRSKLTAELLAARSAEPCRAVVREPLVRSLHSYAFAVLRQAAARAGDPPPRLVTGAEQDGIIRELLAGDLEDGDASSSRWPQLLRPALTTGGFATELRDLLARCAERGVDPLQLQRIGRLSGRPEWAAAGRFAQQYEQVMLLRAAVGTAAPQATAPALGAAELVGAALEALASDADLLASERSRIRLLLVDDAQHLDPQAARLVRVLAAGAELALLAGDPNQAVFGFRGADPAILTAADSPVVELSRSYRCAPAVAHAISGIAAGLPGSTAWRALDGNDGEDGSVTVRVAGSAHAEAALIADTLRRAHLVDGVPWSQLAVVVRSPSAAAALPRALSGAGVPVDAAHLAGPVAEQPAAQALLSVLAATADGLDSEQAVSLLTGPIGRVDPVTLRQLRRALRRSGSGAFGEQLVAALTTGPVDLPATLARPVNRVRAVLTAAARGHSRNRDPRYALWQAWERTGLQKRWLNAAERGGTEGALADRDLQAVTALFDIADDYVTRTTGASLRGLLDHVAGLQLPPVSADGPASETVAVLSPHAALDRDWDLVVIAGVQDGLWPNTTPRGGVLGTQRLLDVLDGLGDDVSARAPLLAEERRLLIAAMGRARHKLLITAVDTDAGDDAALPSPFVADLAEYATVKVDRPAQPAVAPPVLAPAAVVGRLRAVVCAPPGSVTEGERATAAQQLARLAADGVPGADPAQWYGMTAVSSLEPLWSGEQHTVTLSPSTLQTLADCPLRWLVERHGGSDRRDLRSTLGSVVHALIADSGSADQLTADLEKLWSTIPFDSPWYSDNELDRHRAMLEAFVAWRSATRHELTEMGTEVDIDGVIAEPEDGQPGVRVRGRVDRLERDAEGRLVIVDVKTGKSPVTKDEAARHAQLGLYQLAISEGAIADGDRPGGGRLVYVAKPNASGATERQQSALTPETTDEWRQTVQQAAAATAGPQFVARVNDGCAHCPMRAACPAHTAPRTEPS; via the coding sequence ATGACCACCGCACTGCTGGCCCCGGTGACCGAGCCTGCCGATGTGCTCCGCCCGGAGCTGCGCGGGACGGTGCGTATCGTCGGCGGCCCGGGCACCGGTAAGACCAGCCTGCTGGTCGCCGCGGCCGCGGCGCACATCACCGCAGGCACCGATCCGGAATCGGTTCTGCTGCTGACGGGTTCGGGTCGGCTGGCCGCATCCACCCGCAGCAAGCTCACCGCCGAACTGCTGGCGGCGCGCTCGGCCGAACCGTGCCGTGCGGTGGTGCGCGAACCGCTGGTCCGCTCGCTGCACAGCTACGCGTTCGCGGTGCTGCGGCAGGCCGCCGCTCGCGCCGGTGACCCACCACCGCGCCTGGTCACCGGCGCCGAGCAGGACGGCATCATCCGCGAACTGCTTGCCGGTGACCTCGAGGACGGCGACGCGTCGTCGTCACGCTGGCCGCAGCTCCTTCGTCCGGCCCTGACCACCGGCGGGTTCGCCACCGAACTGCGGGACCTGCTGGCCCGCTGCGCCGAGCGCGGCGTGGACCCGCTGCAACTGCAGCGCATCGGCCGGCTGTCCGGGCGGCCCGAGTGGGCGGCCGCCGGCCGATTCGCTCAGCAGTACGAGCAGGTGATGCTGCTGCGCGCGGCCGTCGGCACAGCCGCACCGCAGGCCACCGCGCCGGCACTCGGCGCGGCCGAACTGGTCGGTGCCGCACTGGAGGCGCTGGCCTCCGACGCCGATCTGCTGGCGTCCGAGCGCTCCCGGATCCGGCTGCTGCTCGTCGACGATGCCCAGCATCTCGATCCGCAGGCCGCGCGGCTGGTTCGGGTGTTGGCCGCCGGCGCTGAGCTGGCCCTGCTGGCCGGCGATCCCAATCAGGCCGTGTTCGGTTTCCGCGGCGCCGATCCGGCCATCCTGACCGCCGCCGACTCCCCGGTGGTCGAATTGAGCCGCTCCTATCGCTGCGCGCCCGCGGTGGCGCACGCGATCAGCGGGATCGCCGCGGGTCTGCCGGGCAGCACCGCGTGGCGGGCCCTGGACGGCAACGACGGTGAGGACGGGTCGGTGACTGTGCGGGTGGCCGGTTCGGCGCACGCCGAGGCGGCGCTGATCGCAGACACGCTGCGCCGCGCGCACCTCGTCGATGGGGTGCCGTGGTCGCAGCTGGCCGTCGTCGTTCGGTCGCCGTCGGCGGCTGCCGCGCTGCCACGTGCGCTGTCCGGCGCCGGTGTCCCGGTCGACGCGGCTCACCTTGCCGGTCCCGTCGCCGAACAGCCTGCAGCACAAGCCTTGTTGAGCGTGCTGGCCGCCACCGCCGACGGCCTCGACAGCGAGCAGGCGGTGTCGCTGCTGACCGGGCCGATCGGCCGGGTGGATCCGGTGACCCTGCGCCAGCTGCGCCGGGCATTGCGCCGCAGCGGTTCCGGCGCCTTCGGGGAACAGCTTGTCGCCGCACTCACCACCGGTCCGGTCGACCTGCCGGCGACGCTAGCACGCCCGGTGAACCGGGTGCGCGCGGTGCTGACCGCGGCGGCCCGCGGTCACTCTCGGAACCGCGACCCCCGCTACGCCCTGTGGCAGGCGTGGGAGCGTACCGGACTGCAGAAGCGGTGGCTGAACGCTGCCGAGCGCGGTGGAACCGAGGGTGCTCTGGCCGATCGTGACCTTCAAGCCGTCACCGCATTATTCGACATCGCCGACGACTACGTCACACGCACCACCGGTGCGTCGTTGCGTGGACTTCTGGATCATGTTGCGGGCCTGCAGCTTCCGCCGGTCAGCGCCGACGGCCCGGCTTCGGAGACCGTCGCCGTGTTGAGCCCGCACGCGGCACTGGACCGGGATTGGGATCTGGTGGTGATCGCCGGCGTGCAGGACGGCCTGTGGCCCAACACCACACCGCGCGGTGGGGTGCTGGGCACCCAACGGCTGCTCGACGTGCTCGACGGCCTGGGCGATGACGTCTCGGCGCGGGCTCCGCTGCTGGCCGAGGAACGCAGGCTGCTCATCGCGGCGATGGGTCGGGCCCGGCACAAGCTGTTGATCACCGCCGTCGACACCGACGCTGGCGATGACGCCGCGTTGCCGTCGCCGTTCGTTGCCGATCTGGCGGAGTACGCCACCGTGAAGGTCGATCGGCCCGCCCAGCCGGCCGTCGCGCCGCCGGTGCTGGCGCCGGCGGCGGTCGTCGGCCGGTTGCGGGCCGTGGTGTGCGCCCCGCCGGGGTCGGTGACCGAGGGTGAACGTGCCACGGCTGCACAGCAATTGGCGCGATTGGCGGCTGATGGTGTCCCCGGCGCCGACCCCGCGCAGTGGTACGGCATGACGGCCGTGAGCTCACTGGAGCCGCTGTGGAGCGGTGAGCAGCACACCGTCACGCTCAGCCCGTCGACCCTGCAGACGCTCGCCGACTGCCCGCTGCGCTGGCTGGTCGAACGGCACGGCGGCAGCGACCGTCGGGATCTGCGTTCCACGCTCGGGTCGGTGGTGCACGCGCTGATCGCCGATTCCGGGAGCGCCGATCAGTTGACCGCTGATCTGGAAAAGCTGTGGAGCACAATCCCGTTCGATTCGCCGTGGTACAGCGACAACGAACTCGACCGGCATCGCGCCATGCTCGAGGCGTTCGTGGCGTGGCGTTCAGCGACCCGCCACGAGCTGACTGAGATGGGCACCGAAGTCGACATCGACGGGGTAATCGCCGAACCCGAGGACGGTCAGCCCGGGGTGCGGGTGCGCGGGCGGGTCGACCGGCTCGAGCGTGACGCGGAAGGCCGGCTGGTGATCGTCGACGTCAAGACCGGCAAGAGCCCGGTCACCAAGGACGAGGCTGCGCGCCACGCCCAACTCGGGCTCTACCAGCTGGCCATCTCCGAGGGTGCGATCGCCGATGGTGATCGTCCCGGCGGCGGGCGATTGGTGTATGTCGCCAAACCGAACGCGTCGGGCGCCACCGAACGCCAACAGTCCGCGCTGACCCCGGAAACCACCGACGAGTGGCGCCAGACCGTGCAGCAGGCGGCGGCCGCGACCGCTGGGCCGCAGTTCGTCGCCCGGGTCAACGACGGCTGCGCGCATTGCCCGATGCGCGCGGCCTGCCCCGCGCACACCGCGCCGCGAACGGAGCCGTCGTGA